Proteins encoded in a region of the Rothia mucilaginosa genome:
- the mltG gene encoding endolytic transglycosylase MltG: protein MTEQNKHPEESGLDLFRPTAEDERKGITGITMEQEIVSVATLRARKRRRRAIMLSAISLFVVALVIISGALITRYDPFKTRDYSGGGNGTTVTFTIRSGQSTAQVAQELEAAGVIADADKFVEVYTKESKGKYLQPGTYELQQHMSSSSAITTIIEANSNVLYLAIPQGKRVSETIDLIVSGSDGAFTRKQVEDAVSNYTQYGVPSNFPSIEGWLHPGEYRFPKDTDIKKVIQTMVDKTKADLKEAGVSGDQKTFEVLTIASIVELEAQPKDYVAVAGIIENRLNNPDGETSGLIQSDATVTYGLGVRSYHLTEEQKADKSNKYNTYANKGLPKGPIGSPQLASIKAAAAPEKNPYYYWVTVDLDSGETKYSRTYAEHQRYVEEYNQWCSKHPNRCS from the coding sequence GTGACCGAACAGAATAAACATCCCGAAGAGAGCGGGCTCGACCTCTTTAGGCCGACAGCCGAGGATGAACGTAAGGGCATCACCGGCATCACGATGGAACAGGAAATCGTGTCGGTGGCTACGTTGCGTGCGCGTAAGCGCCGCCGCCGCGCCATCATGCTGAGCGCAATTTCCCTGTTTGTCGTGGCTCTGGTCATCATTTCTGGTGCCCTGATTACTCGTTACGACCCGTTTAAGACTCGTGACTACTCGGGTGGCGGTAACGGTACGACCGTGACGTTCACGATTCGTTCCGGCCAGTCTACCGCGCAGGTGGCGCAGGAGCTTGAAGCGGCGGGCGTTATTGCTGATGCTGATAAGTTCGTTGAGGTGTACACCAAGGAGAGCAAGGGCAAGTACTTGCAGCCTGGCACCTACGAACTGCAGCAGCACATGAGCAGCTCGAGCGCGATTACGACCATTATCGAGGCGAACAGCAACGTACTGTACCTGGCGATTCCGCAGGGTAAGCGCGTGAGCGAGACCATCGACCTGATTGTTTCTGGCTCCGATGGCGCGTTCACCCGCAAGCAGGTTGAGGACGCGGTCAGCAACTACACCCAGTACGGTGTGCCGAGCAACTTCCCCTCGATTGAGGGTTGGCTGCACCCGGGTGAGTACCGCTTCCCGAAGGACACCGACATCAAGAAGGTCATTCAGACCATGGTTGATAAGACCAAGGCTGACCTGAAGGAAGCCGGCGTGAGCGGCGACCAGAAGACCTTCGAGGTTCTGACCATCGCCTCCATCGTGGAGCTTGAGGCTCAGCCGAAGGACTACGTGGCGGTTGCAGGCATCATTGAGAACCGTCTGAACAACCCCGATGGTGAGACCTCGGGTCTGATTCAGTCGGATGCGACCGTGACTTACGGTCTGGGTGTCCGTTCGTACCACCTGACTGAAGAGCAGAAGGCCGATAAGAGCAATAAGTACAACACTTATGCGAATAAGGGTCTTCCGAAGGGTCCGATTGGTTCCCCGCAGCTGGCTTCGATTAAGGCTGCTGCGGCTCCTGAGAAGAACCCGTACTACTACTGGGTGACTGTGGACCTGGATTCCGGTGAGACTAAGTACTCCCGCACTTACGCTGAGCACCAGCGTTACGTTGAAGAGTACAACCAGTGGTGTTCTAAGCACCCGAACCGTTGTAGCTAA
- the ruvX gene encoding Holliday junction resolvase RuvX, translated as MAEFQRGVRMGVDVGNARVGTALSDPDGILATPLKTLRRDAKKNSDRRVLRKLIEVNEVVEVFVGLPKTMRGGDSPSTEMAREYAQALRSELDAEEKTHINIWLVDERLTTVSAHRALHEAGVSSRDFKTMVDQVAAVNILQYSLDALKAGQSVAGYKVSDPAHEENRPSESEGTTVGAVNETENLQ; from the coding sequence ATGGCAGAATTCCAGCGCGGAGTGCGGATGGGTGTCGATGTGGGTAATGCCCGCGTCGGCACCGCCCTCAGCGACCCCGACGGTATCCTCGCCACCCCGCTCAAGACGCTGCGTCGCGACGCGAAGAAGAACTCTGACCGCCGTGTTTTGCGTAAGCTGATTGAGGTGAACGAGGTGGTGGAGGTTTTCGTCGGGCTTCCGAAGACCATGCGTGGTGGGGATTCTCCCTCCACGGAAATGGCTCGGGAGTACGCTCAGGCTCTGCGCTCCGAGCTGGATGCCGAAGAGAAAACACACATTAACATTTGGCTGGTGGATGAGCGACTCACCACCGTGAGCGCTCACCGTGCACTGCACGAGGCTGGGGTTTCCAGCCGAGATTTCAAGACTATGGTTGACCAGGTGGCGGCTGTGAACATTCTGCAGTACAGCCTGGATGCCCTCAAGGCGGGGCAGTCCGTAGCCGGGTACAAGGTGAGCGATCCGGCCCACGAAGAAAACCGACCGTCCGAGTCAGAAGGGACCACGGTTGGTGCCGTCAACGAAACGGAGAACCTTCAGTGA
- the alaS gene encoding alanine--tRNA ligase, with protein sequence MLSQEISKRWIDFFASRGHTVVPSASLISNEPGAMFTIAGMVPFIPYFLGRETPPFSRATSVQKCIRTLDIEEVGKTARHGTFFQMAGNFSFGDYFKEQAIPFAYELLTTPQDKGGFGLDPERLWVTIYEGDDEAFDIWHNKVGFPAERIQRMGMKENYWSTGQPGPAGPDSEIFYDRGPAYGKEGGPAADDDRYIEIWNLVFMQYQRGEGIGKDDFEILGDLPKKNIDTGLGVERLAMLLQGVENFYETDQVRPVLDAASKLSGKKYHGSESAEDEGYEDDVRMRVVADHIRSSLMLIADGVTPSNEGRGYILRRLMRRAIRAMRLLGVTEPCLPVLFPASRDAMKGAFPYVADDFERISRIAYAEEKAFLHTIETGTERLEEAVAAAKKDGSNAVSGAEAFALHDTYGFPIDLTLEMAAEAGVKVDEKAFRELMAEQRHRAQADAKAKKGAFADLSELRKLVDERGSIFTGYTELRTETKLRAILVDGVSVPAAKAGDKIEVVLDETPFYAEAGGQAADTGVITGNGFIIDVQDVQQPVKGLSVHRAVVREGEVHTGADVVAQVDVQRRRDGEKAHSGTHIIHAALHQVLGNEATQRGSFNKEGYLRFDFAWGEGLSESAKREVEEVANLAIRDNHEVITREMPIAEAKALGAMSLFGEKYGDVVRVVEIGGEFSRELCGGTHVGSSAEIGSLTLLTEGSVGSGNRRVEALVGLDSFNHLAAERTLVNQLTGLMKVQSSADLPEKINQTLAKLKAAEKELAQLRREKLQAEAGKLLENAQTIGSVRVLAHDAGELDANGVRELALDLRSRFGSEAAVVAVVGVANGRPVVLVATNEGAREAGVKAGALVRVAAGVLGGGGGGKDDVAQGGGQDASKIGAALDAVRDAIAQAQA encoded by the coding sequence ATGCTCTCACAGGAGATTTCTAAGCGTTGGATCGATTTCTTCGCTTCCCGCGGCCATACTGTGGTGCCTTCGGCATCGCTGATTTCGAACGAGCCCGGCGCTATGTTCACCATTGCCGGTATGGTGCCGTTCATTCCCTACTTCCTGGGCCGTGAGACCCCTCCGTTCTCCCGCGCGACCAGCGTGCAGAAGTGCATCCGCACCCTGGACATTGAAGAGGTTGGTAAGACTGCGCGTCACGGTACCTTCTTCCAGATGGCTGGTAACTTCTCCTTCGGTGATTACTTCAAGGAGCAGGCGATTCCGTTTGCTTACGAGCTGCTGACCACCCCTCAGGATAAGGGTGGTTTCGGCCTGGATCCGGAGCGCCTGTGGGTCACCATTTATGAGGGTGACGATGAGGCTTTCGACATTTGGCACAACAAGGTGGGCTTCCCGGCTGAGCGTATTCAGCGTATGGGCATGAAGGAAAACTACTGGTCCACCGGTCAGCCCGGCCCCGCAGGCCCTGACTCGGAGATCTTCTACGATCGCGGCCCCGCGTACGGTAAGGAAGGCGGCCCGGCGGCAGACGACGACCGTTACATTGAGATTTGGAACCTTGTGTTCATGCAGTACCAGCGTGGCGAGGGCATCGGTAAGGATGACTTCGAGATTCTGGGTGATTTGCCGAAGAAGAACATCGATACCGGTCTGGGCGTTGAGCGTCTTGCCATGCTGCTGCAGGGTGTTGAGAACTTCTACGAGACCGACCAGGTTCGCCCCGTTCTGGACGCTGCTTCTAAGCTGTCCGGTAAGAAGTACCACGGCTCTGAGTCCGCTGAGGACGAGGGCTACGAGGATGACGTGCGTATGCGCGTGGTTGCGGACCACATCCGTTCCTCGCTGATGCTGATTGCTGACGGCGTGACCCCCTCCAACGAGGGTCGCGGCTACATTCTGCGCCGTCTGATGCGCCGTGCAATCCGTGCGATGCGTCTGCTGGGCGTTACTGAGCCCTGCCTGCCCGTGCTGTTCCCGGCTTCGCGTGATGCGATGAAGGGTGCGTTCCCGTACGTTGCTGACGACTTCGAGCGTATTTCCCGTATTGCGTACGCTGAGGAGAAGGCGTTCCTGCACACCATTGAGACCGGTACTGAGCGTCTGGAAGAGGCTGTTGCTGCGGCTAAGAAGGACGGCTCCAACGCTGTTTCTGGTGCTGAGGCGTTTGCTCTGCACGACACCTACGGCTTCCCGATTGACCTGACCCTGGAGATGGCTGCTGAGGCTGGCGTGAAGGTTGACGAGAAGGCTTTCCGTGAGCTGATGGCTGAGCAGCGTCACCGTGCGCAGGCTGACGCTAAGGCGAAGAAGGGCGCGTTCGCTGACCTGTCCGAGCTGCGTAAGCTCGTGGACGAGCGCGGCTCCATCTTCACCGGTTACACCGAGCTGCGTACTGAGACTAAGCTGCGTGCAATCCTGGTGGATGGCGTGTCTGTTCCCGCCGCTAAGGCTGGCGACAAGATTGAGGTTGTCCTGGACGAGACCCCGTTCTACGCGGAGGCTGGTGGCCAGGCTGCTGATACCGGTGTCATTACCGGCAACGGCTTCATCATTGACGTTCAGGACGTTCAGCAGCCCGTGAAGGGCCTGAGCGTTCACCGCGCCGTTGTGCGTGAGGGTGAGGTTCACACCGGTGCCGATGTCGTGGCACAGGTTGATGTTCAGCGCCGCCGCGACGGTGAGAAGGCACACTCCGGTACCCACATCATTCACGCTGCCCTGCACCAGGTGCTCGGCAACGAGGCTACTCAGCGTGGCTCTTTCAACAAGGAAGGCTACCTGCGTTTCGACTTCGCGTGGGGCGAGGGTCTGTCCGAGTCCGCTAAGCGTGAGGTTGAAGAGGTTGCTAACCTCGCGATCCGCGATAACCACGAGGTGATTACTCGTGAGATGCCGATTGCTGAGGCTAAGGCTCTGGGCGCTATGAGCCTCTTCGGTGAGAAGTACGGCGATGTGGTGCGTGTTGTTGAAATCGGCGGCGAGTTCTCCCGCGAGCTGTGCGGTGGTACCCACGTTGGTTCGTCCGCTGAGATTGGCTCCCTGACCCTGCTGACCGAGGGCTCTGTTGGCTCCGGTAACCGCCGTGTTGAGGCTCTGGTGGGTCTGGACTCCTTCAACCACCTGGCTGCTGAGCGTACCCTGGTGAACCAGCTGACCGGCCTGATGAAGGTTCAGTCTTCCGCTGATCTGCCCGAGAAGATTAACCAGACTCTGGCTAAGCTGAAGGCTGCTGAGAAGGAACTGGCTCAGCTGCGCCGCGAGAAGCTGCAGGCTGAGGCTGGCAAGCTGCTGGAGAACGCACAGACCATCGGTTCTGTTCGCGTTCTGGCGCATGACGCTGGCGAGCTGGACGCTAACGGCGTTCGTGAGCTGGCTCTGGATCTGCGTTCGCGCTTCGGCTCCGAGGCCGCTGTTGTCGCCGTGGTGGGTGTGGCTAATGGCCGCCCCGTCGTCCTGGTGGCAACCAACGAGGGTGCTCGTGAGGCTGGCGTGAAGGCTGGCGCTCTGGTCCGCGTCGCTGCCGGTGTTCTCGGCGGCGGTGGCGGCGGTAAGGACGACGTCGCTCAGGGTGGTGGCCAGGATGCATCCAAGATTGGTGCTGCACTGGACGCTGTCCGCGACGCTATCGCACAGGCTCAGGCCTAA
- a CDS encoding shikimate dehydrogenase, with protein MKTEPYREAPYLRRAYVLGHPIAHSLSPALHRAAYDFLGEQNLGYDRRDTLPDDLPEITHGVRHPDGTEDAPYIAGLSVTMPLKTAVIEYCDELSETARVTGAVNTVYPRGEKVLGDNTDVIGIVNALRHAGLEPQPLKDSAAIVGGGATAISALTALHLLGYSRVSVYARSLHKLGSVQEAADRLGVQLEQISLAELPQNLAERGHHPVVSTLPAHAADEWASQLSGLKGASATHRPVLLDVAYNPWPSVLASAWEANGGTVVSGLEMLLYQAVEQVLLFTGRELQPAELLGLINAMCAAVGLAPRASVS; from the coding sequence ATGAAGACTGAACCGTACCGTGAGGCCCCGTATCTTCGCCGCGCCTACGTGCTGGGGCACCCTATTGCGCATTCGCTGTCGCCTGCGCTGCATCGTGCCGCGTATGACTTTTTGGGTGAGCAGAATTTGGGTTATGATCGCCGCGATACTCTGCCCGATGATTTGCCGGAGATTACGCACGGTGTGCGTCACCCGGACGGTACGGAGGACGCCCCGTATATTGCGGGCCTGTCGGTGACGATGCCGTTGAAGACCGCTGTTATCGAGTATTGCGATGAGCTGAGTGAGACTGCCCGCGTGACCGGTGCGGTGAACACGGTGTATCCGCGCGGTGAGAAGGTGCTGGGTGATAACACGGACGTGATCGGCATTGTGAACGCGCTGCGCCACGCCGGTTTGGAACCGCAGCCACTCAAGGATTCTGCCGCGATTGTGGGTGGCGGAGCGACCGCTATTTCTGCCCTGACCGCTCTGCATCTGCTGGGGTATTCCCGTGTGAGCGTGTACGCCCGTTCCCTGCATAAGCTCGGTAGCGTGCAGGAGGCGGCGGACCGCCTGGGCGTTCAGCTGGAGCAGATTTCCCTGGCTGAGCTACCGCAGAATCTTGCTGAGCGCGGTCATCACCCGGTGGTGTCTACTCTTCCTGCCCATGCGGCGGATGAGTGGGCGAGCCAGCTGAGCGGGCTGAAGGGCGCCTCCGCAACGCACCGGCCGGTACTGCTCGATGTTGCGTATAACCCGTGGCCTTCGGTGCTGGCGAGCGCTTGGGAGGCTAACGGCGGCACGGTGGTTTCTGGCCTGGAGATGCTGCTGTATCAGGCGGTGGAGCAGGTGCTGCTGTTTACCGGCCGTGAACTGCAGCCCGCCGAACTGCTGGGTCTAATCAATGCGATGTGCGCGGCGGTTGGTCTTGCCCCTCGTGCTTCCGTTTCGTGA